A window of Aeromicrobium sp. A1-2 contains these coding sequences:
- the dnaJ gene encoding molecular chaperone DnaJ: MAASDWATKDFYKVLGVKKDATQDEIKKAYRKLARENHPDSNPGNNAAEDRFKGVSEAYAVLSSKDKRKEYDEQRSMFGQFRGGNTGYRPQGGSQADFDVSDLLGGLFGGGRGRARQRQPQPRKGDDLETEASITFQQAVEGATLPLRMTSDEACGNCHGTGAKPGTVPKVCSKCQGSGMQTGAAGGVFAMTEPCDQCRGRGLIVEHPCEVCRGSGRAPSSRTLNVRVPAGVKDGQRIRLKGKGGKGDAGGPAGDLFLVVHVAPHRLFGRKGDNLTITVPVAFDELALGAQIQVPTLDGPPVRLKIPAGTPNGRTFRAGGKGAATKAGGRGDLLVTVDVQVPAELSDEAKAAFETLRDSRGAASPRDDLFEAVT, encoded by the coding sequence ATGGCTGCGAGTGACTGGGCGACCAAGGACTTCTACAAGGTTCTCGGTGTCAAGAAGGATGCGACACAGGACGAGATCAAGAAGGCATACCGCAAGCTCGCACGCGAGAACCACCCTGACTCGAACCCCGGCAACAACGCCGCCGAGGATCGCTTCAAGGGCGTCTCGGAGGCGTACGCCGTGCTGTCGTCGAAGGACAAGCGCAAGGAGTACGACGAGCAGCGCTCGATGTTCGGGCAGTTCCGGGGCGGCAATACGGGCTACCGCCCGCAGGGCGGTTCGCAGGCCGACTTCGATGTCAGCGACCTGCTCGGCGGCCTGTTCGGTGGGGGCCGGGGACGGGCGCGTCAGCGTCAGCCCCAACCCCGCAAGGGTGACGACCTCGAGACCGAGGCATCGATAACCTTCCAGCAGGCCGTCGAGGGCGCAACCCTGCCGTTGCGGATGACCAGCGACGAGGCCTGCGGCAACTGCCACGGCACGGGAGCGAAGCCGGGCACGGTGCCGAAGGTGTGCTCCAAGTGCCAGGGCAGCGGCATGCAGACCGGCGCCGCTGGCGGAGTCTTCGCGATGACCGAGCCGTGTGACCAGTGCCGCGGACGCGGGCTGATCGTCGAGCACCCGTGCGAGGTGTGCCGTGGCTCCGGGCGCGCGCCCTCGAGCCGCACGCTCAACGTCCGGGTCCCGGCCGGTGTCAAGGATGGCCAGCGCATCCGGCTCAAGGGCAAGGGCGGCAAGGGTGACGCGGGAGGTCCGGCGGGCGACCTGTTCCTCGTCGTGCACGTCGCGCCGCACCGGTTGTTCGGCCGCAAGGGCGACAACCTCACGATCACGGTGCCGGTGGCGTTCGACGAGCTTGCGCTCGGCGCACAGATCCAGGTGCCAACACTCGACGGTCCTCCAGTCCGCCTCAAGATCCCGGCGGGCACTCCCAACGGCCGGACGTTCCGTGCCGGCGGCAAGGGTGCGGCGACGAAGGCCGGAGGTCGCGGCGATCTGCTCGTGACGGTCGACGTCCAGGTGCCGGCCGAGCTGTCCGACGAGGCCAAGGCTGCGTTCGAGACGTTGCGCGACTCCCGAGGCGCTGCATCGCCACGCGACGACCTGTTCGAGGCCGTGACGTGA
- a CDS encoding heat shock protein transcriptional repressor HspR: protein MSVPFSPPGPEAKVFVISVAAELSGLHPQTLRTYDRLGLVAPGRSGGGGRRYSLHDIELLRTVARLTAEGLGLEGVRRVIDLENQVLALRARVAELQAELVQAGQVQNLPVPFAAQHVTIWTKRPGR from the coding sequence ATGTCGGTCCCGTTCAGCCCGCCCGGGCCGGAGGCGAAGGTCTTCGTGATCAGCGTCGCGGCCGAGCTGTCCGGACTGCATCCGCAGACCCTGCGCACGTACGACCGGCTGGGTCTCGTCGCGCCGGGCCGCAGCGGTGGCGGCGGGCGCCGCTACTCGTTGCACGACATCGAGCTGCTCCGGACCGTCGCGCGGCTCACCGCCGAAGGGCTGGGTCTGGAAGGCGTCCGCCGGGTCATCGACCTGGAGAATCAGGTCCTGGCGCTGCGTGCGCGGGTCGCCGAGCTGCAGGCCGAGCTGGTCCAGGCCGGCCAGGTGCAGAACCTGCCCGTGCCGTTCGCGGCGCAGCACGTGACGATCTGGACCAAGCGGCCAGGACGCTGA
- a CDS encoding SPFH domain-containing protein, whose translation MAEISKRPFVNHLRSDPTSFVLQLKAGRVKRSGAGVSFWFRPSTAALAEVPLDDREQALMFQARTADFQMVSVQATVTYRVSDPAIAATRIDFGIHPRTGQWNARPLERLGGLLTELAQQPALEYLAGISLAEALAHGIGPVRQRVAEQLADDERLVERGLSVTDVRVVAIRAEADLERALQTPTREQVQQEADRATFERRAVAVENERAIAENELQNQIALARREEELVVQRGQNERKRASEQAEADKIATTARAERQGLIAKADADRTRELGEADATAETAKFAAYGDIGQDKVLALALRELAANVPPITHLSITPELFGPLLDRLGDGQESVAE comes from the coding sequence ATGGCAGAAATCTCGAAGCGCCCGTTCGTCAACCACCTACGATCGGACCCCACCTCGTTCGTGCTGCAGCTCAAGGCAGGCAGGGTCAAGCGCTCGGGTGCTGGCGTCTCGTTCTGGTTCCGGCCGAGCACCGCGGCGCTCGCCGAGGTGCCGCTTGACGACCGCGAGCAGGCGCTGATGTTCCAGGCGCGTACTGCGGACTTCCAGATGGTCTCGGTCCAGGCGACCGTGACCTATCGAGTGTCGGATCCGGCCATCGCGGCCACCCGGATCGATTTCGGCATCCATCCGCGCACCGGCCAGTGGAACGCGCGACCGCTCGAGCGGTTGGGTGGACTCCTGACCGAGCTCGCGCAACAGCCGGCGCTGGAGTATCTCGCCGGCATCTCGCTCGCCGAGGCCCTCGCCCACGGCATCGGTCCGGTACGCCAGCGAGTAGCCGAGCAGCTCGCCGACGATGAGCGCCTGGTCGAGCGTGGCCTCTCGGTCACCGACGTACGGGTCGTCGCGATCCGCGCAGAGGCCGATCTCGAGCGTGCGCTCCAGACGCCGACGCGCGAGCAGGTGCAGCAGGAGGCCGATCGGGCCACGTTCGAGCGGCGCGCAGTCGCCGTCGAGAACGAACGGGCGATCGCCGAGAACGAGCTGCAGAACCAGATCGCGCTCGCGCGTCGCGAGGAGGAGCTCGTGGTGCAGCGCGGCCAGAACGAGCGCAAGCGAGCCAGCGAGCAGGCCGAGGCCGACAAGATCGCCACGACCGCTCGAGCCGAGCGGCAGGGCCTGATCGCCAAAGCCGATGCCGACCGCACTCGCGAGCTCGGTGAGGCGGACGCCACGGCCGAGACCGCGAAGTTCGCGGCGTACGGCGACATCGGCCAGGACAAGGTGTTGGCACTGGCGCTGCGTGAGCTCGCCGCGAACGTCCCGCCCATCACGCACCTGAGCATCACGCCGGAGCTGTTCGGGCCGCTGCTCGATCGCCTGGGTGACGGTCAGGAGTCGGTGGCGGAGTGA
- a CDS encoding RDD family protein: MTEQYGAPPTAQAFGGWGARVGAYFLDAAPIIALLIVLTLLFGNNETTDAGFSMSLSGFPAVIYFAGAIGWFVYNWLLGQGRTGQTIGKKALGIGVFKAGTTEPIGPGLTFARQLAHILDGIPCMIGYLWPLWDKEKRTFADMVMSTRVYKV, encoded by the coding sequence ATGACCGAGCAGTATGGAGCACCGCCCACGGCCCAGGCCTTCGGAGGATGGGGTGCCCGGGTGGGTGCCTACTTCCTGGACGCGGCCCCGATCATCGCGCTCCTGATCGTCCTCACGCTGCTGTTCGGCAACAACGAGACGACCGATGCCGGCTTCTCGATGTCCCTCTCCGGGTTCCCCGCCGTGATCTACTTCGCCGGCGCGATCGGCTGGTTCGTCTACAACTGGCTGCTCGGCCAGGGTCGCACCGGCCAGACGATCGGCAAGAAGGCGCTCGGCATCGGCGTCTTCAAGGCGGGCACGACCGAGCCGATCGGCCCCGGACTGACGTTCGCGCGTCAGCTCGCCCACATCCTCGACGGCATCCCGTGCATGATCGGCTACCTGTGGCCGCTGTGGGACAAGGAGAAGCGCACGTTCGCCGACATGGTCATGTCGACGCGCGTGTACAAGGTCTGA
- a CDS encoding glycosyltransferase family 2 protein produces the protein MLILGSALGAAALLWFVLAMGEPRQDDAPQEGLLFGAWRVLYDNEAPSLRIIVAAAALAVLFAAGLALLERRIADRARRSYQPSTMPLAPKIVMDETEGIWAGPVTITVLIPAHNEEDLIAATIASLQSQDHSPERIIVVADNCTDGTIEIARSAGVEVVESIANRHKKAGALNQALARLLPALGDNDVVMVMDADTTLDDGFLQAAVTRMTNDRALMAVGGLFYGDEGHGLLGQFQRNEYIRYARDMKRRRGQVFVLTGTASMFRPRALRTIAESRGTTIPGTPGDVYDTAALTEDNEVTIAIKSLGGLMISPQDCTVVTEIMPTWKALWVQRLRWQRGALDNLGAYGVTRQTFRYWAQQLGIGYGVIALLGYFVLIVTMAVALDTWIWFPFWIGIGLVFVLERVVSVWRGGWRARLLGVVLFPELFFAMFLNAVYIKGVLDISFARQASWGHENAIRAANEPSPVES, from the coding sequence GTGCTGATCCTCGGATCGGCGCTGGGGGCCGCCGCACTGCTGTGGTTCGTGCTCGCAATGGGTGAGCCCCGCCAGGACGATGCTCCCCAGGAGGGTCTGCTATTCGGTGCCTGGCGGGTGCTCTACGACAACGAGGCCCCGTCGCTGCGGATCATCGTCGCGGCTGCGGCGCTGGCCGTGCTCTTCGCTGCCGGGCTCGCCCTGCTGGAGCGCCGGATCGCCGACCGCGCGCGACGCTCGTACCAGCCGTCGACGATGCCGTTGGCGCCCAAGATCGTGATGGACGAGACCGAGGGCATCTGGGCCGGCCCCGTCACGATCACGGTGCTGATCCCTGCTCACAACGAGGAAGACCTGATCGCCGCCACGATCGCTTCGCTGCAGTCCCAGGACCACAGCCCCGAGCGCATCATCGTGGTGGCCGACAACTGCACCGACGGGACGATCGAAATCGCCCGGTCGGCCGGTGTCGAGGTCGTCGAGTCCATCGCCAACCGGCACAAGAAGGCCGGTGCCCTCAACCAGGCGCTCGCGCGGTTGCTGCCCGCCCTGGGTGACAACGACGTCGTGATGGTCATGGACGCCGACACGACTCTCGACGACGGATTCCTCCAGGCAGCCGTCACGCGGATGACCAACGACCGCGCACTGATGGCGGTCGGTGGCCTGTTCTACGGCGATGAGGGCCACGGCCTGCTCGGTCAGTTCCAGCGCAACGAGTACATCCGGTACGCACGGGACATGAAGCGTCGGCGTGGGCAGGTATTCGTCCTGACCGGGACGGCATCGATGTTCCGCCCCCGTGCGCTGCGCACGATTGCCGAGAGCCGCGGGACGACGATCCCGGGCACCCCCGGCGACGTCTACGACACCGCGGCGCTCACCGAGGACAACGAGGTCACGATCGCGATCAAATCGTTGGGGGGCCTGATGATCTCGCCCCAGGACTGCACCGTGGTCACCGAGATCATGCCGACGTGGAAGGCCCTGTGGGTCCAGCGACTCCGCTGGCAGCGTGGAGCGCTCGACAACCTGGGTGCCTACGGAGTCACCCGGCAGACCTTCCGTTACTGGGCCCAGCAGCTCGGCATCGGCTACGGCGTCATCGCCCTGCTGGGATACTTCGTCCTGATCGTGACGATGGCCGTGGCACTGGACACCTGGATCTGGTTCCCGTTCTGGATCGGCATCGGCTTGGTCTTCGTGCTCGAGCGCGTCGTGTCGGTCTGGCGGGGTGGCTGGCGGGCGCGGCTGCTAGGCGTGGTGTTGTTCCCGGAGCTGTTCTTCGCGATGTTCCTCAACGCGGTCTACATCAAGGGTGTCCTGGACATCTCCTTCGCGCGCCAGGCCAGCTGGGGCCACGAGAACGCGATCCGTGCCGCCAATGAACCGTCGCCGGTGGAGTCGTGA